The following proteins are co-located in the Macrobrachium rosenbergii isolate ZJJX-2024 chromosome 26, ASM4041242v1, whole genome shotgun sequence genome:
- the LOC136853163 gene encoding uncharacterized protein isoform X1 → MPQHFVPQYDLKIRGSKYIIEWRFGAHPTVHAVSPSGVPLLLRKPLPKASTSSIPLGGPTVPGHTGGGGAQGGNGGRGAAPGGVGLGGGPGYNVGGRGSQGEIANRGGNFSVLPPIRENGRYKEGTGSFNLSELDDITLKNEALRAMKEVPERTLQSLLSNLRAQDRDRDGVLSSDQVKGTLRKFQFNLSDGAQKNLCRKFGQSGDHVAMVRYEEMFGYLAKSRMEAIRAPPPLPATGQSGSSVNQQQQYPRKVNLRNKVLFSDRDEAKLIIDLERQLADKPVNMADLRGIMINFDRDRNDYITGPQVETAFKKCGISLTPDVMSRLLLATDRTGAGMYKIDTLIDYLIRIKPEAHSVMLGNSHNPRPARVGKLPMYLNQPTLIAPWEYQQSSQLQESNDFLPDEGFSEDHHQPTTPASPVPQSVPEEPEEEPFDVHKWSRDYQKLAEAVYSADSDRSGYMPAEEVRRVSNTYNSVYRLDISDVSINTALITATDPNYGEVHLEYYIAVLQDLHLREIEDY, encoded by the exons AGCACATCCAACCGTTCATGCGGTATCACCGAGCGGAGTCCCCCTCCTGCTCCGCAAACCCCTTCCAAAGGCGTCCACCTCCAGCATCCCACTAGGAGGGCCTACGGTTCCAGGCCACACCGGTGGTGGTGGTGCCCAGGGAGGTAATGGAGGAAGAGGAGCGGCCCCTGGGGGCGTGGGACTCGGAGGGGGGCCTGGCTATAACGTTGGGGGACGAGGGTCCCAAGGGGAGATAGCCAACAGAGGCGGGAATTTTTCAGTGCTGCCTCCGATCAGAGAAAACGGGAGATATAAGGAAGGCACCGGGAGCTTCAATCTTTCGGAGTTGGATGATATTACTCTCAA AAACGAAGCTCTGAGAGCCATGAAGGAAGTCCCAGAGAGAACTCTCCAGAGCCTGCTGTCGAACCTAAGAGCCCAGGACAGAGATCGAGACGGCGTCCTTTCCTCAGACCAAGTGAAGGGAACACTGAGGAAGTTCCAG TTCAACCTGAGCGACGGTGCCCAGAAGAACCTGTGCCGGAAATTTGGGCAGTCGGGCGACCACGTGGCCATGGTCCGGTACGAAGAGATGTTCGGTTACCTCGCCAAGTCGCGGATGGAGGCCATAAGGGCGCCGCCCCCCCTGCCAGCTACCGGACA GAGTGGGTCGAGCGTAAACCAGCAACAACAGTATCCCAGGAAGGTCAACTTAAGGAACAA AGTTCTCTTCAGCGATCGAGATGAGGCCAAGCTGATCATTGACCTGGAACGCCAATTAGCTGACAAGCCAGTCAACATGGCCGACCTCCGGGGCATCATGATCAACTTTGACCGCGACAGGAACGATTACATCACTGGTCCGCAG GTAGAGACGGCGTTCAAGAAGTGCGGCATCAGCCTGACGCCGGACGTCATGTCCCGCCTACTGCTGGCCACGGATCGGACGGGCGCCGGCATGTACAAGATTGACACCCTCATCGACTACCTCATTCGCATCAAGCCAGAGGCCCACAGCGTCAtgctag GGAACAGCCACAACCCGAGGCCAGCCCGGGTCGGGAAACTGCCCATGTATCTTAATCAACCTACACTCATAGCCCCGTGGGAATATCAACAATCTTCTcag CTGCAGGAAAGCAACGATTTCCTACCTGACGAAGGTTTCAGCGAGGACCACCACCAGCCCACCACCCCCGCATCTCCAGTTCCTCAGTCTGTCCCAGAGGAACCTGAGGAGGAACCTTTTGACGTCCACAAATGGAGCAGAGACTATCAGAAGCTTGCCGAAGCGGTCTACAGCGCCGATAGTGATCGGTCGg GTTACATGCCAGCAGAGGAAGTCCGCCGAGTTTCAAACACCTACAATTCCGTCTACAGGCTTGACATATCTGATGTCAGCATCAACACAGCCCTGATCACAGCGACTGATCCCAACTACGGAGAGGTGCATCTGGAGTACTACATCGCAGTGCTCCAGGACCTTCACTTGAGGGAGATCGAGGACTACTGA
- the LOC136853163 gene encoding uncharacterized protein isoform X2, which yields MCCAAATENVAFPAYNRAHPTVHAVSPSGVPLLLRKPLPKASTSSIPLGGPTVPGHTGGGGAQGGNGGRGAAPGGVGLGGGPGYNVGGRGSQGEIANRGGNFSVLPPIRENGRYKEGTGSFNLSELDDITLKNEALRAMKEVPERTLQSLLSNLRAQDRDRDGVLSSDQVKGTLRKFQFNLSDGAQKNLCRKFGQSGDHVAMVRYEEMFGYLAKSRMEAIRAPPPLPATGQSGSSVNQQQQYPRKVNLRNKVLFSDRDEAKLIIDLERQLADKPVNMADLRGIMINFDRDRNDYITGPQVETAFKKCGISLTPDVMSRLLLATDRTGAGMYKIDTLIDYLIRIKPEAHSVMLGNSHNPRPARVGKLPMYLNQPTLIAPWEYQQSSQLQESNDFLPDEGFSEDHHQPTTPASPVPQSVPEEPEEEPFDVHKWSRDYQKLAEAVYSADSDRSGYMPAEEVRRVSNTYNSVYRLDISDVSINTALITATDPNYGEVHLEYYIAVLQDLHLREIEDY from the exons AGCACATCCAACCGTTCATGCGGTATCACCGAGCGGAGTCCCCCTCCTGCTCCGCAAACCCCTTCCAAAGGCGTCCACCTCCAGCATCCCACTAGGAGGGCCTACGGTTCCAGGCCACACCGGTGGTGGTGGTGCCCAGGGAGGTAATGGAGGAAGAGGAGCGGCCCCTGGGGGCGTGGGACTCGGAGGGGGGCCTGGCTATAACGTTGGGGGACGAGGGTCCCAAGGGGAGATAGCCAACAGAGGCGGGAATTTTTCAGTGCTGCCTCCGATCAGAGAAAACGGGAGATATAAGGAAGGCACCGGGAGCTTCAATCTTTCGGAGTTGGATGATATTACTCTCAA AAACGAAGCTCTGAGAGCCATGAAGGAAGTCCCAGAGAGAACTCTCCAGAGCCTGCTGTCGAACCTAAGAGCCCAGGACAGAGATCGAGACGGCGTCCTTTCCTCAGACCAAGTGAAGGGAACACTGAGGAAGTTCCAG TTCAACCTGAGCGACGGTGCCCAGAAGAACCTGTGCCGGAAATTTGGGCAGTCGGGCGACCACGTGGCCATGGTCCGGTACGAAGAGATGTTCGGTTACCTCGCCAAGTCGCGGATGGAGGCCATAAGGGCGCCGCCCCCCCTGCCAGCTACCGGACA GAGTGGGTCGAGCGTAAACCAGCAACAACAGTATCCCAGGAAGGTCAACTTAAGGAACAA AGTTCTCTTCAGCGATCGAGATGAGGCCAAGCTGATCATTGACCTGGAACGCCAATTAGCTGACAAGCCAGTCAACATGGCCGACCTCCGGGGCATCATGATCAACTTTGACCGCGACAGGAACGATTACATCACTGGTCCGCAG GTAGAGACGGCGTTCAAGAAGTGCGGCATCAGCCTGACGCCGGACGTCATGTCCCGCCTACTGCTGGCCACGGATCGGACGGGCGCCGGCATGTACAAGATTGACACCCTCATCGACTACCTCATTCGCATCAAGCCAGAGGCCCACAGCGTCAtgctag GGAACAGCCACAACCCGAGGCCAGCCCGGGTCGGGAAACTGCCCATGTATCTTAATCAACCTACACTCATAGCCCCGTGGGAATATCAACAATCTTCTcag CTGCAGGAAAGCAACGATTTCCTACCTGACGAAGGTTTCAGCGAGGACCACCACCAGCCCACCACCCCCGCATCTCCAGTTCCTCAGTCTGTCCCAGAGGAACCTGAGGAGGAACCTTTTGACGTCCACAAATGGAGCAGAGACTATCAGAAGCTTGCCGAAGCGGTCTACAGCGCCGATAGTGATCGGTCGg GTTACATGCCAGCAGAGGAAGTCCGCCGAGTTTCAAACACCTACAATTCCGTCTACAGGCTTGACATATCTGATGTCAGCATCAACACAGCCCTGATCACAGCGACTGATCCCAACTACGGAGAGGTGCATCTGGAGTACTACATCGCAGTGCTCCAGGACCTTCACTTGAGGGAGATCGAGGACTACTGA